In one Aeromicrobium erythreum genomic region, the following are encoded:
- a CDS encoding sugar phosphate isomerase/epimerase family protein yields the protein MSAGVVAVAQWRVAPDHREAVVGVLAAGTRHVQLDVGGPGRGPVLDDAVLAELCRLGVVVDALAVNRANDLGLHRDGRPTPECLDLLLATVGLARRHGVSAVHVPSFRASAIVDAPSRDATAEVLARCAGEGGADLLVLTESTLDAADAVALVSATGASTVRVVADTGNLLDAGRDPFAFVDTCRAHGVLAPSVHVKVPTDVRADEVAARTRTILAQVGDGDVLLENDYRGRPDLLAADVAAAYDRAAARRHSLAGATLDPPTLRRTRPTQGASR from the coding sequence GTGAGCGCGGGCGTCGTGGCCGTGGCCCAGTGGCGGGTCGCCCCCGACCACCGGGAGGCCGTGGTCGGCGTGCTCGCGGCGGGGACCCGGCACGTGCAGCTCGACGTCGGCGGGCCCGGTCGCGGTCCGGTCCTCGACGACGCGGTGCTCGCCGAGCTGTGCCGTCTGGGCGTCGTCGTCGACGCCCTCGCGGTCAACCGCGCGAACGACCTCGGTCTGCACCGCGACGGGCGTCCGACGCCGGAGTGCCTCGACCTGTTGCTCGCCACGGTCGGGCTCGCCCGCCGCCACGGGGTCTCTGCGGTCCACGTGCCCAGCTTCCGGGCGAGCGCGATCGTCGACGCGCCGTCGCGCGACGCGACGGCGGAGGTGCTGGCGCGCTGCGCGGGCGAGGGCGGGGCCGACCTGCTCGTGCTGACCGAGTCGACGCTCGACGCCGCCGATGCCGTCGCGCTGGTCTCGGCCACCGGCGCGTCGACCGTCCGCGTGGTCGCCGACACCGGCAACCTGCTCGACGCCGGCCGCGACCCGTTCGCCTTCGTCGACACCTGCCGCGCGCACGGCGTGCTGGCGCCCTCGGTCCACGTGAAGGTACCGACGGACGTGCGAGCCGACGAGGTCGCGGCCCGCACCCGCACGATCCTCGCGCAGGTCGGCGACGGTGACGTCCTGCTCGAGAACGACTATCGCGGTCGCCCCGACCTGCTGGCCGCCGACGTCGCCGCCGCCTACGACCGCGCCGCCGCCCGCCGGCACTCTCTCGCCGGAGCGACCCTCGACCCGCCGACCCTCCGGCGCACCCGCCCGACCCAAGGAGCGTCACGATGA
- a CDS encoding acyltransferase family protein yields the protein MTATALLDARAAQERPRPGVRLDSLTGLRFPAALAVLLFHSALPELPLFADRGVQEGYYHWLSQAGGLGVTFFFLLSGFVLTWSASAGDRPASFYRRRFVKILPLYYVTALLAVLVMHAGSVPWRDLASYLTMTQVWPPDYPLNFSVLAPGWSLATEAFFYLTFPLLVGLVVGRGTRRAATVLAVSVLAVVAVPLVATLLPEGSQRLSNEPDVSGLQYWFAYVLPLTRLPDFGVGMALAVLVRGDALPRLSLRWSFAALAGAYVLALSAPVLLAQRAVLVVPCALIIAAAAQRDLAGRPSVWRARPLRWLGEVSFAFYLLHFIVLDALDVHVLHGPTDSVAAAVAYLLGAVALTVLGAGALYHWVEMPLVRAYGGRTVRGLRPRRSIESPAVRASGEPIGPTSVRSVLLPGPREVTLVQRPAPVPGQGDLLVRVRLLGLCGTDLGFYDGSSSYLHDGLASYPFVPGHEWTGEVVAVGADVDDAWVGRRVAGHNIRACGRCEHCAARRITHCPERREIGVLGDGPGAAADLVVVPVSTVVAVPDALSDTSAALLEPASAAVHAMHRVDVRAVDRVAVVGAGTLGLVAAQAARARGADVLVVEPRKEARELAASLGLVAVERPDGSHGESFDVVVEASGSTVGLVSAIGLAASGGRVAQLGTPHHAVDGVPVADLVVRDLSVVGVLSGVGHWEELVDLVVAGHVDLDAMVDRVVPLEDVRSAYERLADPLRVRPKVLLDFMTHPTTDLS from the coding sequence ATGACCGCCACCGCCCTGCTCGACGCCCGAGCCGCCCAGGAGCGTCCGCGCCCAGGAGTCCGCCTGGACTCGCTCACCGGACTGCGCTTCCCCGCGGCGCTCGCCGTGCTGCTGTTCCACAGCGCGCTGCCCGAGCTGCCGTTGTTCGCCGACCGCGGGGTCCAGGAGGGCTACTACCACTGGCTCTCCCAGGCGGGCGGCCTCGGCGTCACGTTCTTCTTCCTGCTCAGCGGCTTCGTCCTGACGTGGTCGGCGAGCGCCGGTGACCGTCCCGCGTCGTTCTACCGCCGACGGTTCGTCAAGATCCTGCCGCTGTACTACGTCACCGCGCTGCTCGCCGTGCTGGTGATGCACGCGGGGTCGGTGCCGTGGCGCGACCTGGCGTCCTACCTGACCATGACGCAGGTCTGGCCGCCCGACTACCCGCTCAACTTCTCCGTGCTGGCGCCGGGCTGGTCGCTCGCGACGGAGGCCTTCTTCTACCTCACCTTCCCCCTCCTCGTCGGCCTGGTGGTCGGCCGGGGGACCCGACGGGCCGCCACCGTGCTCGCCGTGTCGGTGCTGGCCGTCGTGGCCGTGCCGCTCGTGGCGACCCTCCTGCCGGAGGGGAGCCAGCGGCTCTCGAACGAGCCCGACGTCTCGGGCCTGCAGTACTGGTTCGCCTACGTGCTGCCGCTGACCCGACTCCCCGACTTCGGCGTGGGCATGGCGCTCGCGGTGCTGGTGCGTGGCGACGCGCTCCCGCGGCTGTCCCTGCGCTGGTCCTTCGCCGCCCTGGCCGGGGCCTACGTGCTCGCGCTGTCCGCGCCCGTCCTGCTCGCGCAGCGCGCCGTGCTGGTCGTGCCCTGCGCGCTGATCATCGCCGCGGCCGCCCAGCGCGACCTGGCCGGTCGACCCTCGGTGTGGCGTGCCAGGCCGCTGCGCTGGCTCGGTGAGGTCTCCTTCGCGTTCTACCTGCTGCACTTCATCGTCCTCGACGCGCTGGACGTGCACGTGCTGCACGGACCCACCGACTCCGTCGCGGCAGCGGTCGCGTACCTGCTGGGTGCGGTCGCGCTCACGGTCCTCGGCGCCGGAGCGCTGTACCACTGGGTCGAGATGCCCCTGGTCCGCGCCTACGGCGGCCGGACCGTGCGCGGCCTGCGTCCTCGCCGCAGCATCGAGTCGCCGGCCGTGCGGGCGTCGGGCGAGCCGATCGGACCGACGTCCGTCCGCAGCGTCCTGCTCCCGGGACCGCGGGAGGTGACGCTCGTGCAGCGCCCCGCCCCGGTGCCGGGGCAGGGCGACCTCCTGGTGCGGGTGCGCCTGCTGGGCCTGTGCGGCACCGACCTGGGCTTCTACGACGGCAGCAGCTCCTACCTGCACGACGGGCTCGCCTCGTATCCCTTCGTACCCGGCCACGAGTGGACCGGCGAGGTCGTCGCCGTCGGCGCGGACGTGGACGACGCCTGGGTCGGACGCCGCGTCGCCGGGCACAACATCAGGGCCTGCGGGCGCTGCGAGCACTGCGCGGCGCGACGGATCACGCACTGCCCCGAGCGCCGCGAGATCGGCGTGCTCGGAGACGGCCCTGGTGCCGCGGCGGACCTCGTCGTCGTGCCGGTCTCGACCGTGGTGGCCGTGCCCGACGCGCTCTCGGACACCTCGGCGGCGCTGCTGGAGCCGGCGTCCGCCGCCGTCCACGCGATGCACCGCGTCGACGTCCGCGCGGTCGACCGGGTGGCTGTCGTCGGCGCGGGGACCCTGGGTCTCGTGGCCGCCCAGGCCGCCCGCGCACGAGGCGCCGACGTGCTCGTCGTCGAGCCGCGCAAGGAGGCGCGCGAGCTCGCGGCCAGCCTCGGGCTCGTCGCCGTCGAGCGCCCGGACGGGTCGCACGGCGAGTCCTTCGACGTCGTCGTCGAGGCCTCGGGCTCGACCGTGGGGCTGGTGTCGGCCATCGGGCTGGCCGCGTCCGGCGGTCGGGTGGCGCAGCTCGGCACCCCGCACCACGCCGTCGACGGCGTCCCGGTCGCCGACCTCGTCGTCCGTGACCTGAGCGTCGTCGGCGTCCTGTCCGGCGTCGGGCACTGGGAGGAGCTCGTCGACCTGGTGGTCGCCGGGCACGTCGACCTCGACGCGATGGTCGACCGGGTGGTACCGCTGGAGGACGTGCGGTCCGCCTACGAACGCCTGGCCGACCCCCTGCGGGTGAGGCCCAAGGTGCTGCTCGACTTCATGACCCACCCCACCACCGACCTGTCCTGA
- a CDS encoding RBBP9/YdeN family alpha/beta hydrolase has product MKIYVVHGYSAAPHDHWFPWLAEKLRAEGHVVEVVPMPDSTNPSRDAWERTLDERVGDVDEETLLVTHSLGTVTVLRWLAARPAPWRLRGLVAVSGFQGPIAAVPELDDYLAEPLDPADVARVCEAVDARVGIYSDDDSIVPPEASKALAAQLGARTREVPGGGHFLADEGFTELAEVLEAVEDLTR; this is encoded by the coding sequence ATGAAGATCTACGTCGTCCACGGCTACTCCGCCGCCCCGCACGACCACTGGTTCCCCTGGCTCGCCGAGAAGCTGCGCGCCGAGGGCCACGTCGTGGAGGTCGTGCCCATGCCCGACTCCACGAACCCGTCGCGCGACGCGTGGGAGCGCACCCTCGACGAGCGCGTCGGCGACGTCGACGAGGAGACGCTGCTCGTGACCCACAGCCTCGGCACGGTCACCGTGCTGCGCTGGCTCGCCGCGCGCCCCGCGCCCTGGCGCCTGCGGGGCCTCGTCGCCGTCTCGGGTTTCCAGGGGCCGATCGCCGCGGTCCCCGAGCTCGACGACTACCTCGCCGAGCCGCTCGACCCGGCGGACGTCGCGCGGGTCTGCGAGGCGGTCGACGCGCGCGTCGGCATCTACTCCGACGACGACTCGATCGTCCCTCCCGAGGCGTCGAAGGCGCTGGCCGCACAGCTCGGCGCGCGCACCCGCGAGGTCCCGGGCGGCGGTCACTTCCTCGCCGACGAGGGCTTCACGGAGCTGGCCGAGGTCCTGGAGGCCGTCGAGGACCTCACGCGGTGA
- a CDS encoding MFS transporter, which translates to MTALRLGLLGVATFVYVTFELLPVGLIGDIAEDLDVSQGRVGLLVSGYAVVAGLCTIPGVRLVARWPRARAVQGALAVLLVAAVVATVATSYAAMVLSRVLAALTHGILWSLVAPAAASLVPRERAGMATAAVFGGATAASVVGSPLATFVGEATDWRVAAGGLAALVALTLVGLVLTLPAEPSTPAPSVAADPLDQAGSERGLGRLLGPAAGPLVVLYALAVVVVSAHFTSFTYVAPIARRALDGVDVPLLLAGFGVAGAAATLVVGRVLDVRPVGTTVTAVAAMLVGTAGLAAALGLGAGSSVLVGLVLFAAVAVWGAAFAAIGPCYQAGVMRLAGDRVDTASAVYVTCFQVGIATGSGLGALLVGIDVEVLPVVSASACAVALALTLLRRDVYAPRTTVGTRA; encoded by the coding sequence GTGACCGCGCTGCGGCTCGGCCTGCTCGGCGTGGCGACGTTCGTCTACGTCACCTTCGAGCTGCTCCCCGTGGGCCTGATCGGCGACATCGCGGAGGACCTCGACGTCTCCCAAGGGCGGGTCGGGCTGCTCGTCAGCGGGTACGCGGTCGTGGCGGGGCTGTGCACCATCCCGGGCGTCCGCCTGGTGGCGAGGTGGCCCCGGGCCCGGGCGGTCCAGGGCGCCCTGGCCGTGCTGCTCGTCGCCGCCGTCGTGGCGACCGTCGCGACCAGCTACGCGGCGATGGTGCTGAGTCGGGTGCTCGCGGCGCTGACCCACGGCATCCTCTGGTCGCTCGTGGCCCCGGCCGCGGCGTCGCTCGTGCCGCGCGAGCGTGCGGGCATGGCGACGGCCGCGGTGTTCGGTGGCGCGACGGCGGCCTCGGTCGTCGGCTCGCCCCTGGCCACGTTCGTGGGGGAGGCCACGGACTGGCGCGTGGCGGCCGGCGGTCTCGCCGCGCTCGTGGCACTCACGCTCGTGGGCCTCGTCCTGACGCTGCCGGCCGAGCCGTCGACACCGGCCCCTTCGGTGGCCGCCGACCCGCTCGACCAGGCGGGGAGCGAGCGCGGGCTGGGCCGTCTGCTCGGTCCGGCCGCCGGACCGTTGGTGGTGCTCTACGCCCTCGCCGTCGTGGTCGTGTCGGCCCACTTCACGTCGTTCACGTACGTCGCGCCGATCGCGCGCCGGGCCCTGGACGGCGTCGACGTGCCCCTGCTGCTCGCCGGGTTCGGCGTGGCCGGAGCGGCGGCGACGCTGGTCGTCGGCCGGGTGCTCGACGTCCGTCCGGTGGGCACCACCGTGACCGCGGTTGCGGCCATGCTCGTGGGGACCGCGGGCCTGGCCGCCGCCCTCGGCCTCGGCGCCGGCTCCTCCGTGCTGGTGGGTCTGGTGCTCTTCGCGGCCGTGGCGGTCTGGGGAGCTGCCTTCGCCGCCATCGGCCCCTGCTACCAGGCCGGCGTCATGCGCCTCGCCGGTGACCGGGTCGACACCGCGTCGGCGGTCTACGTGACCTGCTTCCAGGTGGGGATCGCCACCGGGTCGGGACTCGGTGCGCTGCTCGTCGGGATCGACGTCGAGGTGCTGCCCGTCGTGTCGGCGTCGGCGTGCGCCGTCGCCCTCGCCCTGACCCTCCTGCGGCGCGACGTCTACGCCCCGAGGACGACCGTCGGGACGCGCGCCTGA
- a CDS encoding aspartate ammonia-lyase: MTLSTGPDGAAPTTATRREHDLIGDRDVPADAYWGVHTLRATENFPITGIPIGQSPFLVEALAAVKQAAATTNHELGLLDTQRFRAIEQACEEIRAGSLRGEFVVDVMQGGAGTSTNMNANEVIANRALEILGRPRGDYGFLHPNEHVNLSQSTNDVYPTAVKIAIILATHALLDAMVVLQDSFVRKAEEFRDVLKMGRTQLQDAVPMTLGQEFGTYAVMLGEDHSRLTEAVAMLHEINLGATAIGTQLNAPAGYVPAAAQHLARLTGLPLVSAVDLIEATQDCGAFVQLSGTLKRVATKTSKICNDLRLLSSGPRAGLNEINLPAVQAGSSIMPGKVNPVIPEVVNQVAFQVIGMDVTVTMAAEGGQLQLNAFEPVICYSLSAGLYRLREAMLVLARRCVDGITANEALLRQEVENSIGLVTALNPFIGYTAATEVAMEALATGRGVAELVLEKQLLPPEQLRAILQPEVLANLTPRRGPEADVQANSVVAGSSSSSTASTWSSAT; encoded by the coding sequence ATGACCCTCTCGACCGGCCCCGACGGCGCCGCCCCGACCACCGCGACGCGACGCGAGCACGACCTGATCGGCGACCGCGACGTCCCGGCCGACGCGTACTGGGGTGTCCACACGCTGCGCGCGACCGAGAACTTCCCGATCACGGGCATCCCGATCGGGCAGAGCCCCTTCCTGGTGGAGGCGCTCGCCGCGGTCAAGCAGGCGGCGGCGACCACGAACCACGAGCTCGGGCTGCTCGACACGCAGCGCTTCCGCGCCATCGAGCAGGCCTGCGAGGAGATCCGGGCCGGCTCCCTGCGCGGCGAGTTCGTCGTCGACGTGATGCAGGGCGGGGCGGGCACGTCGACGAACATGAACGCGAACGAGGTGATCGCCAACCGGGCGCTGGAGATCCTGGGCCGCCCGCGCGGCGACTACGGCTTCCTGCACCCGAACGAGCACGTCAACCTCAGCCAGTCGACCAACGACGTCTACCCGACGGCGGTGAAGATCGCGATCATCCTGGCCACCCACGCGCTGCTCGACGCGATGGTGGTGCTGCAGGACTCCTTCGTCCGCAAGGCCGAGGAGTTCCGCGACGTCCTCAAGATGGGTCGTACGCAGCTGCAGGACGCCGTCCCGATGACGCTCGGGCAGGAGTTCGGTACGTACGCCGTCATGCTGGGGGAGGACCACAGCAGGCTCACCGAGGCCGTCGCGATGCTGCACGAGATCAACCTCGGCGCGACCGCCATCGGCACGCAGCTGAACGCGCCGGCCGGCTACGTGCCCGCCGCGGCGCAGCACCTCGCCCGGCTCACGGGACTGCCGCTGGTCAGCGCGGTCGACCTCATCGAGGCCACGCAGGACTGCGGCGCGTTCGTGCAGCTCTCCGGCACGCTCAAGCGGGTCGCGACGAAGACCAGCAAGATCTGCAACGACCTGCGCCTGCTGTCGTCGGGCCCCCGCGCGGGCCTGAACGAGATCAACCTGCCCGCGGTGCAGGCAGGGTCGAGCATCATGCCCGGCAAGGTCAACCCGGTCATCCCGGAGGTGGTCAACCAGGTCGCGTTCCAGGTGATCGGGATGGACGTCACCGTCACGATGGCCGCCGAGGGCGGTCAGCTGCAGCTCAACGCCTTCGAGCCCGTCATCTGCTACTCGCTGTCCGCCGGCCTCTACCGGCTGCGCGAGGCGATGCTCGTGCTCGCGCGCCGCTGCGTCGACGGCATCACCGCCAACGAGGCGCTGCTGCGCCAGGAGGTCGAGAACTCCATCGGCCTGGTCACCGCCCTCAACCCGTTCATCGGCTACACGGCGGCGACCGAGGTCGCGATGGAGGCCCTGGCGACCGGACGCGGGGTGGCCGAGCTCGTGCTCGAGAAGCAGCTGCTGCCGCCGGAGCAGCTGCGCGCGATCCTGCAGCCCGAGGTGCTCGCGAACCTGACGCCCCGACGTGGCCCCGAGGCCGACGTTCAGGCGAACAGCGTCGTGGCGGGGTCGTCCAGCAGCTCGACCGCCAGCACGTGGTCGTCGGCCACGTAG
- the cimA gene encoding citramalate synthase yields the protein MTSDAFHVYDTTMRDGAQQEGLNLSVQDKLHVARHLDDLGVGFIEGGWPGSNPKDTEFFALAAKELELRTATLAAFGATRRAGLRAADDPLVAALRESGAPVVTLVAKSHDRHVELALRTTLEENLAMVRDTVEHLRAEGQRVFVDCEHFFDGYVANRAYALEVVRTAAEAGADVVVLCDTNGGMLPHQVEEVVADTLSVGARLGIHAHNDTGCAVANSMAAVRAGATHLQGCLNGYGERTGNADLVTSVANLELKLGMQVLPEGALAEATRIAHAVSEITNYPPSARQPYTGVSSFAHKAGLHASAIRVDPDLYQHIDPALVGNDMRLLVSEMAGRATIELKGRELGYDVGDDAERLGRITERVKAMEQQGYTFEAADASFELLLAEEMEGARPSYFDVESWRVLAESSRGTEATVKLRAAGQRLAVIGEGNGPVNALDHALRQAIEQLYPDVARFHLIDFRVRILDQGHGTDAVTRVLIETSDGKDAWVTVGVGPNMIEASWEALVDALTYGLRRHGVPVGTA from the coding sequence GTGACCAGCGACGCCTTCCACGTCTACGACACCACGATGCGCGACGGTGCCCAGCAGGAGGGACTCAACCTCTCCGTGCAGGACAAGCTGCACGTGGCGCGCCACCTCGACGACCTCGGCGTCGGGTTCATCGAGGGCGGCTGGCCGGGATCGAACCCGAAGGACACCGAGTTCTTCGCACTCGCCGCCAAGGAGCTGGAGCTGCGGACCGCGACCCTGGCCGCCTTCGGCGCGACCCGTCGGGCCGGGCTGCGGGCCGCCGACGACCCGCTCGTCGCGGCGCTGCGCGAGTCCGGCGCGCCGGTGGTCACGCTCGTCGCGAAGAGCCACGACCGGCACGTCGAGCTGGCATTGCGCACCACGCTGGAGGAGAACCTGGCGATGGTGCGCGACACGGTCGAGCACCTCCGGGCCGAGGGGCAGCGCGTCTTCGTCGACTGCGAGCACTTCTTCGACGGCTACGTCGCGAACCGCGCGTACGCGCTGGAGGTCGTGCGGACCGCCGCCGAGGCCGGCGCCGACGTCGTCGTGCTGTGCGACACCAACGGCGGCATGCTGCCGCACCAGGTCGAGGAGGTCGTGGCCGACACGCTGTCCGTCGGGGCGCGGCTCGGCATCCACGCGCACAACGACACGGGCTGCGCCGTCGCGAACTCGATGGCCGCGGTGCGCGCCGGGGCCACGCACCTGCAGGGCTGCCTGAACGGCTACGGCGAGCGCACGGGCAACGCCGACCTCGTGACGTCCGTCGCCAACCTCGAGCTCAAGCTCGGCATGCAGGTGCTGCCGGAGGGGGCGCTGGCCGAGGCCACGCGCATCGCGCACGCCGTCTCGGAGATCACCAACTACCCACCCTCCGCGCGCCAGCCGTACACCGGCGTGTCGTCGTTCGCGCACAAGGCCGGCCTGCACGCCAGCGCGATCCGCGTCGACCCCGACCTGTACCAGCACATCGACCCTGCGCTCGTGGGCAACGACATGCGCCTGCTCGTCTCGGAGATGGCCGGTCGGGCCACCATCGAGCTGAAGGGTCGCGAGCTCGGCTACGACGTGGGCGACGACGCCGAGCGGCTCGGGCGCATCACCGAGCGCGTCAAGGCCATGGAGCAGCAGGGCTACACCTTCGAGGCGGCCGACGCGTCGTTCGAGCTGCTGCTCGCCGAGGAGATGGAGGGTGCCCGACCCTCGTACTTCGACGTCGAGTCGTGGCGCGTGCTGGCCGAGTCCTCGCGCGGCACGGAGGCCACCGTCAAGCTGCGCGCCGCCGGTCAGCGGCTCGCGGTCATCGGCGAGGGCAACGGCCCCGTCAACGCCCTCGACCACGCCCTCCGCCAGGCGATCGAGCAGCTGTACCCCGACGTGGCGCGGTTCCACCTCATCGACTTCCGGGTGCGCATCCTCGACCAGGGCCACGGCACCGACGCCGTCACGCGCGTGCTCATCGAGACCTCCGACGGCAAGGACGCGTGGGTCACGGTCGGGGTGGGCCCGAACATGATCGAGGCCTCGTGGGAGGCGCTCGTCGACGCGCTCACCTACGGGCTGCGGCGGCACGGGGTCCCGGTCGGCACCGCGTGA
- a CDS encoding GNAT family N-acetyltransferase codes for MDDDLHVRSGDELTAAEVYDIWRIRDVVFAVEQQCDEPDVDGIDLLPTCHHLWFADADGPTSYLRTFTAESGVRKVGRVATRQDQRGRGLSSRLLRAVLERWGDAEVRLGAQAYLHDWYAGFGFERCGENFWEAGIEHVPMRRLPRA; via the coding sequence GTGGACGACGACCTGCACGTGCGCTCCGGCGACGAGCTCACCGCCGCCGAGGTGTACGACATCTGGCGGATCCGCGACGTCGTCTTCGCCGTCGAGCAGCAGTGCGACGAGCCCGACGTCGACGGCATCGACCTCCTTCCGACCTGCCACCACCTGTGGTTCGCCGACGCCGACGGACCGACCAGCTATCTGCGCACCTTCACCGCCGAGTCCGGCGTGCGCAAGGTCGGGCGGGTGGCCACGCGCCAGGACCAGCGCGGCCGCGGGCTGTCGAGCCGGCTCCTGCGGGCCGTCCTGGAGCGCTGGGGCGACGCCGAGGTCCGGCTCGGCGCGCAGGCGTACCTGCACGACTGGTACGCCGGCTTCGGCTTCGAGCGGTGCGGCGAGAACTTCTGGGAGGCGGGCATCGAGCACGTGCCGATGCGGCGACTCCCCCGCGCCTGA
- a CDS encoding Fur family transcriptional regulator, translated as MVDIRNTRQRRAVSAVLDELEGFASAQQIHGVLGQRGEKVGLSTVYRNLQALVDAEQVDALRGNDGEVLYRRCEAGEHHHHLVCRSCGRAVEVAGPAVESWATKVATENGFTDVEHTLEIFGTCADCVA; from the coding sequence ATGGTTGACATCCGCAACACCCGACAGCGGCGCGCCGTGAGCGCGGTGCTCGACGAGCTCGAAGGCTTCGCCAGCGCCCAGCAGATCCATGGCGTGCTGGGCCAGCGGGGCGAGAAGGTCGGCCTGTCGACCGTCTACCGCAACCTGCAGGCGCTCGTCGACGCCGAGCAGGTCGACGCGCTGCGCGGCAACGACGGCGAGGTGCTGTACCGGCGCTGCGAGGCCGGCGAGCACCACCACCACCTCGTCTGCCGCTCCTGCGGGCGCGCCGTCGAGGTCGCGGGCCCGGCGGTCGAGTCGTGGGCCACGAAGGTGGCGACCGAGAACGGCTTCACCGACGTCGAGCACACGCTGGAGATCTTCGGCACCTGCGCCGACTGCGTCGCGTGA
- a CDS encoding metal ABC transporter permease, producing the protein MSLDLLDYEFMRLALVAAFFTGLAAPAIGTFMVQRRLALLGDGLGHVALTGVALGLLTGTAPVLTALVVAVLGAVVIEVLRTYTRTSGDVALAMLFYGGIAAGVLLIGLAGESGATLNRYLFGSITTVTDTDVVVVSVLGVVVVGLCLLLSPQLFAVCQDEEHAKVSGVPTRLYGLLIAVMAAATITVAMRTVGLLLVSALMVVPVAAAQQVARSFRLTHLLAMAIGLLTAVLGVVTSFEANTAPGPTIVMLALGTFVLTTLLRGVTVGLRRRRSVRSS; encoded by the coding sequence GTGAGCCTCGACCTGCTCGACTACGAGTTCATGCGGCTCGCCCTCGTGGCCGCGTTCTTCACCGGTCTCGCCGCACCGGCGATCGGCACGTTCATGGTCCAGCGCCGTCTCGCGCTGCTGGGCGACGGCCTCGGCCACGTCGCCCTGACCGGCGTCGCGCTGGGGCTGCTCACGGGGACGGCGCCGGTGCTCACCGCACTCGTCGTCGCCGTCCTCGGCGCGGTCGTCATCGAGGTGCTGCGCACCTACACGCGCACCAGCGGCGACGTCGCGCTCGCGATGCTGTTCTACGGCGGCATCGCCGCGGGCGTCCTGCTGATCGGCCTCGCCGGCGAGAGCGGCGCGACCCTCAACCGCTACCTCTTCGGATCCATCACGACCGTCACCGACACCGACGTCGTCGTCGTGAGCGTGCTCGGCGTCGTCGTCGTCGGCCTGTGCCTGCTGCTCTCGCCCCAGCTGTTCGCCGTCTGCCAGGACGAGGAGCACGCCAAGGTCAGCGGCGTGCCGACACGCCTGTACGGCCTGCTGATCGCCGTCATGGCGGCCGCGACCATCACGGTCGCGATGCGCACCGTCGGGCTGCTGCTGGTGTCCGCGCTCATGGTCGTGCCCGTGGCGGCCGCACAGCAGGTCGCGCGCAGCTTCCGGCTCACGCACCTGCTGGCGATGGCCATCGGGCTGCTCACCGCGGTGCTCGGCGTCGTCACCAGCTTCGAGGCCAACACGGCACCAGGCCCCACGATCGTCATGCTCGCACTGGGCACCTTCGTGCTGACCACGCTGCTGCGTGGTGTCACCGTGGGCCTGCGTCGTCGACGGTCGGTACGCTCCTCCTGA
- a CDS encoding metal ABC transporter ATP-binding protein — MTHPPLVLRDVEVTLGGDPVLRGVDLTVERGEFVTLLGSNGSGKSTMVRAAVGLVPSTGTVELFGEPLTRFRSWRRVGYVPQRSAASTGVPATVREVVSSGRLSLRPRVGLPRRSDREAVVTALESVGLAHRASSPLVELSGGQQQRVAIARALAGEPELLVMDEPTAGVDAHHTEDLADLLSHLATEGMTVLLVAHELGPMLPLVDRAVVLDQGRVVHDGPVDDHVADVHQQHHGDAHPHTADPDRVRPLPEEGVW, encoded by the coding sequence ATGACGCACCCCCCACTCGTCCTGCGTGACGTCGAGGTCACGCTGGGCGGTGACCCGGTGCTGCGCGGCGTCGACCTCACGGTCGAGCGGGGCGAGTTCGTGACCCTGCTCGGCTCGAACGGATCCGGGAAGTCGACGATGGTGCGCGCGGCCGTCGGGCTCGTGCCCTCGACCGGCACGGTCGAGCTCTTCGGCGAGCCGCTCACGCGGTTCCGCAGCTGGCGACGGGTCGGCTACGTGCCGCAGCGGTCGGCCGCCTCGACCGGCGTGCCCGCCACGGTGCGCGAGGTCGTCTCGAGCGGTCGCCTGTCGCTGCGCCCGCGCGTGGGGCTGCCGCGCCGGTCCGACCGCGAGGCGGTCGTCACCGCCCTGGAGAGCGTCGGCCTCGCCCACCGCGCGTCGTCGCCGCTCGTCGAGCTCTCCGGTGGCCAGCAGCAGCGTGTCGCCATCGCGCGGGCACTCGCCGGCGAGCCCGAGCTGCTCGTCATGGACGAGCCCACCGCCGGGGTCGACGCCCACCACACCGAGGACCTCGCCGACCTGCTCAGCCACCTCGCCACCGAGGGCATGACCGTGCTGCTCGTCGCGCACGAGCTCGGCCCGATGCTCCCGCTCGTGGACCGCGCCGTCGTCCTCGACCAGGGTCGCGTGGTGCACGACGGCCCGGTCGACGACCACGTCGCCGACGTCCACCAGCAGCACCACGGCGACGCCCACCCGCACACGGCCGACCCCGACCGCGTGCGTCCCCTGCCCGAGGAGGGGGTCTGGTGA